ACCTCTGGGTGTCCATTTGAGTGTCCATTACTCTCAACTCTAGAAATCCCATTTTTTGCTGCTACAGCTACTTGGGATGCATGACCTCTGGAAGTTGGTAGTTGTACACTGAGTTTTGCCATTTCTTCTCTCTAATACAAAGTTTGTTCAAATTGGAGTTTTAAAAATCTGCTGCTTTGAGATTAAGACAGGGTACTTCAGGCAGTTCAAAGACAACTGCCTTGAGACTTGGTGGGGCTTGAATTTGACTGCCCTAATTGCAAAAGTGGGCAAGACTCTCTTCTAGTTCACTGATGGAAACTACAGTATCGCTAGCAGCAGATTGAATCAGAGTGGATAAATATGATATGACCTGTTCCAAAAGGTTTAAAGAAGGTTTTTTGGAATTGGGCATTATTCCAGACTTGTAGGTAATGACAATTGAGGCTGCGGCGCTATTAACGCGTTTGCCAGTAACTAGAGGATCTCCTTTAAGCAACGCTTCCAAGCGTTGGACGTATTTTGAATCTTTGGCTATTCGAGGTATACGAAAACGTACTCGTCCTGGAATGGCATGAGCAATGCTATATGCTACTTTTGCTGGTTGCTTTGCTTTGTGATAAGTCTTATCAGGAGTATGATTGGACTGTTTTGATAAGGTAGGTATCTTGTCTGCTCCTTTCAATTGGGAGCTTGGGGATACTTGGGCTGTCTCTAATTTAGAGTCCAAAGATGTTTCCATGCTGACAAGTTCGGGATCAGATAAGACGTTTGCCCCCACAGGTTCATAACAATTCTCTTTTTCTTTCTTGACAAGTTCAGGACTAGATAAGACGTTTGCCCCCACAGGTTCATAAGCATTCTCTTTTTCCATCCTGACAAGTTCAGGACTAGATAAGACGTTTGCCCCCACAGGTTCATAACCGTTATCTTTTTCTTTGCTGACAAGTTCAGGACTAGATAAGACGTTTGCCCCCACAGGTTCATAAGCATTCTCTTTTTCTTGTGCAACACTCGGACGAGCAGCTGCTTGAGGTACGGAGGATGAACTCACTGGCTTTTCTTCTGGTTTGCCTGCAAACTCAATGATACTAGCCAAACACAGACGCATCTGCACATCTGGCACTCCAGGTTGGTAATCTATGACAATAGATCCTGCGTTCTGGTTAACTTTGTGACTTATAACCCGAGGATCACAAGCAAGCAAAGTCAGCAAGCGCTGCACATATGTGGGATTTACAGATATATCAGGCACACAAAAGCCTACGCTAGCAGAAGTTGCATAGATAATACTGTAAGCGATCGCACAATATACCTTTGCTGTTGGATAACTAGTCTGTTGTTCTACGACCTGAGATTCTCTAGATGAGTGGGATGCTAATTGCGTTGTTAAACCAGCCATTTATGTCCTCCAGTATTCCTTGGTCTGGAACAGGGTCTAATGGAAAGTTCGCCATAAAGGATAGAGCTGTATTCAAAGCTGGAGATTTAAAATCAGACCACAGACCAGGTGTTTCTACTATGGGTTGCTGTTTTAGCGTTGTTGATTTTGGAGGTTCTTCGCTAGGCTGATCAACTGGTTGTGTCAGGGCTTGGTTTGTTTTTCTCTTTCTGGCGTTAGTTTGCGCAGTTAATTTGGCAGGTTCTTCGCTAGGCTGATCAACTGGTTGTGTCAGGGCTTGGTCTTCTATCTTTATGGGGTTTGTTGGCGCAATTGTTTTGTCTGCCAATAGCATCAAACCAACCCAATGAGATACTGGAATCTCTGATTTATAGGTAATAGCAATAGATGCAGCATCCGGGCTGACGCGTACGTTTGTCACTTGGGGTTC
This portion of the Brasilonema sennae CENA114 genome encodes:
- a CDS encoding HMA2 domain-containing protein is translated as MAGLTTQLASHSSRESQVVEQQTSYPTAKVYCAIAYSIIYATSASVGFCVPDISVNPTYVQRLLTLLACDPRVISHKVNQNAGSIVIDYQPGVPDVQMRLCLASIIEFAGKPEEKPVSSSSVPQAAARPSVAQEKENAYEPVGANVLSSPELVSKEKDNGYEPVGANVLSSPELVRMEKENAYEPVGANVLSSPELVKKEKENCYEPVGANVLSDPELVSMETSLDSKLETAQVSPSSQLKGADKIPTLSKQSNHTPDKTYHKAKQPAKVAYSIAHAIPGRVRFRIPRIAKDSKYVQRLEALLKGDPLVTGKRVNSAAASIVITYKSGIMPNSKKPSLNLLEQVISYLSTLIQSAASDTVVSISELEESLAHFCN